One window of the Chelonoidis abingdonii isolate Lonesome George chromosome 3, CheloAbing_2.0, whole genome shotgun sequence genome contains the following:
- the BTBD3 gene encoding BTB/POZ domain-containing protein 3: MVDDKGKNMKCLTFFLMLPETVKNRSKKSSKKGNSSSSSSKLPPVCYEIITLKTKKKKKMAADIFPRKKPANTNTTAVQQYHQQNLNNNNTIPAPNWQGLYPTIRERNAVMFNNDLMADVHFVVGPPGGTQRLPGHKYVLAVGSSVFHAMFYGELAEDKDEIRIPDVEPAAFLAMLKYIYCDEIDLAADTVLATLYAAKKYIVPHLARACVNFLETSLSAKNACVLLSQSCLFEEPDLTQRCWEVIDAQAELALKSEGFCDIDFQTLESILQRETLNAKEIVVFEAALNWAEVECQRQDLPVSIENKRKVLGKALYLIRIPTMALDDFANGAAQSGVLTLNETNDIFLWYTAAKKPELEFVSNARKGLVPQRCHRFQSCAYRSNQWRYRGRCDSIQFAVDKRVFIAGFGLYGSSCGSAEYSAKIELKRQGVILGQNLSKYFSDGSSNTFPVWFEYPVQIEPDTFYTASVILDGNELSYFGQEGMTEVQCGKVTVQFQCSSDSTNGTGVQGGQIPELIFYA; the protein is encoded by the exons ATGGTAGATGACAAGGGAAAGAACATGAAATGTCTCACCTTCTTCTTGATGCTTCCAGAGACAGTCAAGAACAGGTCCAAGAAAAGCTCTAAGAAaggaaatagcagcagcagcagcagcaagttgcCTCCAGTTTGCTATGAAATCATTACCTTGAAGaccaaaaagaagaagaagatggCTGCTGATATTTTTCCCAGAAAGAAACCAGCCAATACTAATACAACTGCTGTCCAGCAATACCACCAACAAAacctcaacaacaacaacactatCCCTGCCCCCAATTGGCAAGGGCTTTATCCCACCATCCGAGAGAG AAATGCCGTGATGTTCAACAATGACTTGATGGCAGATGTTCATTTTGTGGTTGGGCCACCAGGTGGGACCCAGCGGTTGCCAGGACACAAa TACGTCTTAGCTGTTGGGAGCTCTGTATTCCATGCAATGTTTTACGGAGAGCTTGCTGAGGACAAAGATGAAATTCGTATACCAGATGTTGAGCCTGCTGCTTTTCTTGCTATGCTGAA ATACATCTATTGTGATGAAATTGACTTAGCTGCTGATACCGTGCTGGCCACTCTTTATGCTGCCAAGAAGTACATCGTTCCTCATCTTGCCCGAGCATGTGTCAACTTTTTAGAGACGAGCCTAAGTGCAAAGAATGCCTGTGTgctgctctcccagagctgcttatttGAGGAACCTGACCTGACCCAGCGCTGCTGGGAAGTGATTGATGCCCAAGCAGAGCTGGCTTTGAAATCGGAGGGGTTCTGCGATATTGATTTTCAGACGCTTGAAAGCATCCTCCAAAGGGAGACACTGAATGCCAAAGAAATTGTTGTTTTCGAAGCTGCGCTTAACTGGGCTGAAGTTGAATGTCAACGGCAAGATTTACCTGTTAGCATAGAAAATAAACGCAAGGTCTTAGGGAAAGCTCTCTACCTGATTCGCATCCCTACCATGGCACTCGACGACTTTGCAAATGGTGCCGCTCAGTCCGGGGTGCTGACTCTCAATGAAACCAATGATATCTTCCTTTGGTATACAGCTGCCAAAAAGCCAGAATTAGAGTTTGTGAGCAATGCCAGAAAAGGCCTTGTCCCCCAGCGTTGCCACCGCTTCCAGTCTTGCGCCTACCGCAGCAACCAGTGGCGCTACAGGGGTCGGTGTGACAGCATCCAGTTTGCTGTTGATAAGAGAGTTTTCATTGCTGGCTTTGGGCTGTATGGTTCTAGCTGTGGATCAGCAGAATATAGTGCAAAGATCGAACTTAAACGCCAAGGTGTTATCCTAGGCCAGAACTTGAGCAAGTACTTCTCAGATGGATCTAGCAACACTTTCCCAGTGTGGTTTGAGTATCCAGTGCAGATTGAGCCTGATACCTTTTATACAGCTAGTGTGATACTGGATGGCAATGAACTAAGCTATTTTGGACAAGAAGGAATGACTGAAGTTCAGTGTGGAAAGGTAACTGTTCAATTCCAGTGTTCTTCAGACAGTACTAATGGCactggagtgcagggagggcagaTCCCAGAACTCATATTCTACGCCTGA